The genome window GCAGACCCAGAGCATGGTGGCCGAGGCCAAGGAAAGACACCTGCGCCAGCACAACCATCCCGACAAAAAGGACTGCCCGGAATGCGGCTGGGACCAGGAGAAGATGCTGGCCCAGTATAAGCCGGCCGCCCTGTGGAAGATAAAGGAGGACCTGTTCCTGGCCCAGGTGGTCAAGGCCGAGAACATCCAGGCCGGGCCGGAGGAGATCGAAGAGGCCATAGAGGACTGGGCCCGGCACAACCGCACCGATCCGGCCGAGATCAGAAAGGTATTGCAAAAAAATCCGGAGCGGATGGACGACCTCAAGGACCGCCTGGCCGCCAACAAAGCCGGGCAGATGCTGGCCCAGTGGGCCGAGGTCAAACTGGAGAAGATCGCGGACAAGAAATAATCAATAATTCAACCTAAATGGGGGCCGAGTAATGTCCAACGATAGCAGCAAACTGATGCTGGAGAATAAAAGCGTCTGGGAGCGGGCCGACGCCAAACTGCGGGAAAGATATTTCGGCTTTGCCAGGGAATACGCCGGGTTTCTGGATGCCGGCCGCACCGAAAGACTGGCGGTGGAACGCCTGAAGGAGCTGGCCGAGCAGCAGGGCTTCCTGCCGGTGGAGAAGGTCAAGTCCTGGAAGGCCGGGCAGAAGGTCTATGCCATCAACCGCGGCAAGAACATCTTCCTGGCGGTGCTGGGACAGGAACCTCTGGAGAACGGCGCCAACCTGGTGGCCTCCCACCTGGACGTGCCCCGGCTGGACCTGAAACAAAGGCCGCTGTATCAGGATGACGAACTGGGACAGGCCCTGCTGCGCACCCATTATTACGGCGGGGTCAAGAAGTACCAGTGGGTGAACATCCCGCTGGGGCTGTACGGCAAGGTGATACTGCGAAACGGCCAGGAGGTGGACCTGGCCATCGGCCACGACGACGATGATCCCTGTTTCGTGATCACCGACATCCTGCCCCATCTCAACAAGAAGGAACAGGCCGACCGCAAATCCGGGGAGACCATCAAGGGTGAGGAGCTGGTGGTGCTGTGCGGCGGGATCCCGGTGGACGACGCCGAGGCCAAGAGCCGGGTCAAGCTGGCGGTGCTGGAGCACCTGAACAAGAAATACGGGATGGAAGAGGAGGACCTGATCAGCTCCGAGATCGAGATGGTGCCGCTGATCAAATCCCGCTTCATCGGATTCGACAGAAGCTTCCTGGGGGGCTACGGCCACGATGACCGGGTCTGCAGCTATACCTCGGCCCGGGCCATCTTCGACGTCAGGGATCCCAAGAAGACAGTAGTGGCGGCCTGCGTGGACAAGGAGGAGATCGGCTCCGAGGGAAACACCGGGATGCAGGCCATGTTCCTGTGGAACTTTTTGGGCGACCTGATGGCCCTGAACAAGCCGGATTATTCCGAGGCGGCCCTCCGGAGATGCCTGTCCCGCTCCCGGGTGCTCTCGGCCGACACCAATGCCGCGGTGGAGCCAAATTTCAAGGGGGTGCATGAGATGTCCAACGCCGGCCGGGCGGGCTACGGCCTGATGATGATCAAATACACCGGGCACGGCGGAAAGAGCGGGGCCAGCGACGCCAACGCCGAGTTCGTGGGCTGGGTCAGGAAGATATTCAACGATAACCACATCCCCTGGCAATGCGGCGCCATGGGCAAGGTGGACGAGGGCGGCGGCGGCACGGTGGCCAAATTCCTGGCCAAGCTGGGGATGGAGGTGCTGGACTGCGGCCCGGCGGTGATGTCCCTGCATTCGCCCTTCGAGGTGGTATCGGTGGCCGATATCTATGCCAGCTACCAGGGCTACCTGGCGTTTTACCAGGCGGGTTGACGATGGTCGGTCGCCAAAATACAAAACAAGCGATAAGTTAATCTAAAAATCAGGAATAAAACAGGGAGATAAGCGGATATGATAATGAAGGCAATGCGCAGCCAGATGAAGGTGATCATGTGGATCGTGGCCGTGGCCATGGTGGTGGGCTTCGGGTTCATCATTACCGGGACCGGCGGGAACCTGGGCAAGAGCCAGAGCAAGCTGGCCCAGGGCATCGTGGGCGAGGTTGACGGACAGTCCATCAGCCTGCGGCAATACCAGGAGATATACCGGCAGAACCTGCAGAACTACCGCCAGCAGTCGGGCGGCGAGCCGGATGAGGCCACCGCCAAGCAGATAGAGAACCAGACCTGGCAGTCGCTGGTGGAGGAGATGCTGTTGCAGCAGGCCTACCGCAAGCTGGGAATAAAGACCTTTGATGAAGAAGTGGTCAGCATTATCAGGAACAGCCCGCCCCAGGAGCTGAGGGGCAACGAAAACCTGATGACCAACGGGGTTTTCGACATCCAGAAATACCATGCCTTTATCAGCCATCCCCAGAGCATGCCCTGGCTGCTGGATTACGAAATCCAGATCAAAAAGCAGCTGCCCCTGCAAAAACTGAGGCTGCAGCTGGTGGCCGGCATCCGGGTCACCGACCAGGAGCTCAAGGAGGCCTTCATTGACAAATTTGACCGGGTCAGGGCCAGCTATATAGCCATCCCCTTGGGGGCTTTTTACAACCCCAACCAGGAGATATCCCAAGACCGGATCGCCGGATATTACCAGGAGCACCGTTCAGAATACCAGGCTCCGGAGAGGGCCAACCTGGAGTTCGTGGCCTTTGCCCACAGCCCCACCGAAAAGGACCTTCAGGCCGTCAAGGACCGGATAGGGGAGATATACCAGGAGGCCAGGACCCCGGGGGCCGATTTCGCCGAACTGGCCATGACCTACTCCGAGGATCCGGGAACCACCGAAAAGGGCGGAGACCTGGGTTTCTTCGGCCGGGGGCAGATGATCCCCGAGTTCGAGAAGGTGGCTTTCGAAATGGCGCCGGGGAAGGTATCCCCGCCCTTCCAGACCCAGTTCGGGTGGCATATAGTCAAGGTGGAGGAGAAGAAGACCGAGCAGGGGAAGCCCATGGTCCGGGCCAGGCACATCCTGCTTCGCATCAAGGCCAGCGAGGAGACCCTGGCCGACCTGCGGATCAAATCCGATATCTTCAACGATGCTGTCAAGGAGCAGGGATTTGAAAAGGCCGCCGCCGAGCAGGGATTGGAGATCGTCAAGACCGGCTTCTTCCCCAGGGGTTTTTATGTGCCCCGACTGGGCTCTATGCCGGAGTTGGTTAATTTTGCCTTCGACGAGAGCCAGGGGAGCGTCAGCCCGGTGCTGGACAACGGGCAGAGCTATGTGGTGGCCAGGATACTGGACCGCCAGAAGAAGGGCATCAAGCCACTGGCCGAGGTGGAGCAGCTGATAAGGTCCAAGATATTGATGGAGATGGCCAAAGCCGAGGCCCAGGCCATGGCTCAGAACCTTCGTTCCCAGATCGCAAATCCCGGCGAGCTGGAGAAGGCGGCCAAAGCCGCCAATGCCAAGCTGGAGACCACCGGCGAATTCAGCCGGGCTGATTTCCTGCCCAACGTGGGGAACCAGAACGAATTCTTCGCCGCCGCTTTTTCCCTGGCCCCGGGAACGGTGTCGGGCCCGGTGGCCACCGACCAGGCGGTCTATATCATCCGGGTGGACAGCCACAATCCCATCAACCAGGAGCTGTTCAACCAGGAGGCCGGGAAGCTGGAGCAGGAATTGATACAGAAGAAACAGAATGAGGCCATTCAGAACTGGTACCAGAGCCTGCAGAATAACGCCAATATCCGGGATTACCGGGTGGCCGGGATGTAGCTTAGCTATCAGCTGATAGTTGTCAGGCAACAGAAGAGCCGGAGTCTTAAGACTCCGGCTCTTTATATTTTGCCCATAAAAAAGCTTGACGTGAATGTTATCTTGTAATATTCTTATAGGGTAGTGACGAGTTCTTATCTCCTCTCATAAAAAGTAAGAAATATAATCATAAAAGGAAAACGGAAATGAAACGGTTTAAAATCGTAATGACAATATTCGTGACATTAGCAATATTGTTTGGCATTAAGACGTATGCTCAAAAAGCACCGATGGATTCTTTAACCAAGGCCATAAAGAGTAATATGCATACTGTGCAGCTTGCCATTGAGGATTGTGCCCTTCGCCACGGCGGTATTTACCCTTCATCAGTGAAGGATGTTATAACGCTTTTACCGAAAAAATTTACCAATCCCTGCAACACAAAACTCCCAGCAGTAGCAGATGGCGAGAGCGATATCCCCGGGCAAGCGATGTACATTTCTGGGGGGCCAAATAATTATACTGTCTTAGGGAATGACGAGCGCGGCCAAAGGATGAAGTTGAGACTGGCAGGAGCGCCTGTTAACCGGACTGTAATTCAGAAGCCATTGAAGGAAGTTGCTAAAAACACAGCTTCTGAGGCAGACAGCCTGCCGGAAAAGTATGTTAAAAAAGTTTTGATCGAAGCCAAGTGGGGTGATAAACCAGGAGAATTTAAATTAGATCCCATTAATGAAACACATGAGTGGAAAACATTTATAGCACTTGACAAATGGTATAATATATATATAGTTGACCCTAATAATTTCAGAATAAATATATTTAATAAAGAAGGTAATTTTAAAAAAGCTGTACAATTATCTGAAAAAGAAAGGATAATAATAACAGGCATTGCTGTTGATCCCAGAGAGCATATATTTATAACCTCTTCTGCACCAATAAGTGGTCAAGTAATTATAGAGATAAACAGAAAAAGTCAGATTATTGATAAATTTGAATTACCAGGCGTTTGGGTTGGCCTTTCGAAATTTAGCGAAGACAGTGAAGGGAATATTTATGTACGTAGACGCAGAACGGATTCTATTTCTGTACCGTTATCTTTGGCAAGTAAACGAAAAGACAGTAAGGACGTAATTAATAAAATAAAGGAATTAAAATTATTAAAAAATCATTCTAAAGAAAAAATAACAAAATGCGGTTTAATTGCTTCTGTAGATAATACAGGACAAATTATTTTTAAAGATAAAAAAGGTGAAACTTTATTTAGTAAAAGACAATATGATATAGTTGATAATCATTCGTTTAATTACAAACATTATAATGATATCATGGCGACAGCTATTGCTATTGTTGATGACAATGGAAATTTCTATATAGTCCAAGGGACAGCACAAGGGCTTCAGGTGCTAAAATGCACCCCCCAGTTCGAAGAATTAAAATGAATAAGAAGTTATCCAGCTTGATTTTGTGCCTTTTATTGCTTTTGTCAAGCAGTTTTGGCGGAACAAAAAAGCCAGACTATGTCTGGCTTTAATTTTTCTGGTAGCGGCTCAGGGATTTTCCGCCGGCGCCATAAATGTCCCAGCGCTGACAGTAGTCCGCCGTAGGAGGACAGGAATGATTATCTGCCAAGCGTCGGCGGACCCGCCGTCGCCTTACTTTGAAGCCGGGTTGCCGGAGGGGAACCCCGGACGATCAATAAAAAAAGCCAGACATATGTCTGGCTTTGGTATTTTCTGGTAGCGGCTCAGGGATTTGAACCCCGGACACGCGGATTATGATTCCGCTGCTCTAACCAACTGAGCTAAGCCGCCACTATCGGGGGACATTTAAAAACCCCAGTAAAGTTTCTAGTGCCTCTAAACTCATTACTAGGGCCTATATTTATGGTAGCGGGGGGAGGATTCGAACCTCCGACCTTTGGGTTATGGGCCCAACGAGCTACCAGGCTGCTCCACCCCGCGACGTTTATTAAGATCGACCATGCAATGATACCAAAGAACCGGCCCAAAGTCAAGGTCTTTTCTTGAGCGAGTCGGCCGGGTAGAAACGGTACGAGGTCTCTCCGGCCCTGGTCATCCCCAGCTTCTCCCGGGCCTGGGATTCCAGATAAAAGCTGTCGGTCTTCAGACGCCTGATCTCCCGGCACAGGATCTCGCTGTGGGCCAGGTTGGCCAGCATCTCCTTTTTTATCCGCTTCTGCTGGCGGTCCACCCGGAGCATGGTAATCCAGCCGTAGCGTCCCATCCCGAACATCAGGATCACGATCACAAACGAGGATATCACCAGGGCCAGAACGGCCTTGGTGGAGCTGCTCCTATGTGCGCCGGAACGGGGCATGGTGCTGTATCATTTGAATACGGACCTGCCGGGGTAATGGGCGGCCGGCCCCAGTTCCTCCTCGATGCGCAGCAGTTGGTTGTACTTCTCCAGCCTTTCCCCGCGGCAGGGAGCCCCCGTTTTAAGGTGCCCGGTCTTCATGGCCACGGTGAAGTCGGCAATGAAGCTGTCCACCGTTTCTCCGCTGCGATGGGAAACCATGGCCTTCCAGCCGGCCTGATAGGCCATCTCGATGGCGGCCTGAGTCTCGGTCAGGGTGCCGATCTGGTTGAGCTTGATCAGGACGGCGTTGGCCGCCTTCTCCTTAATACCTCTGGCGATGCGTTTGACATTGGTGACGAACAGGTCGTCCCCCACCAGTTCAATCTTGTCCCCCAGGCGCTGGTTCAGCAGTTTCCAGCCATCCCAGTCGTCTTCAGCCAATCCGTCCTCGATGACGATGATGGGATATTTCTGGCACCACTGCTGGTACATGTCCACCATTTGTTCTGAGCTTATGCTTCGGCCCTCGGTTTTCAGATTATACTTTCCATCCTGGTAGAAGCCGCTGGAGGCCGGGTCCAGGGCCAGTGAGATCTGCTCCCCGGGGCGGTATCCGGCTTTCTCGATGGCCTGGATGATCAGGTCCAGGGCCTCGGCATTGGTCTTCAGGGCCGGGGCGAAACCTCCTTCGTCTCCCACTCCGGTGGAATAGCCCTTGTCCTTGAGCACGGATTTCAGGGCATGGTAGGTTTCGCTGCCCCAGCGCAGGGCTTCCGCAAAACTGGGAGCGCCCAAGGGGGCGATCATGAATTCCTGAAGGTCGGTGCCCTGCCAGTTGGCGTGGGCCCCCCCGTTCATGATGTTGAACATGGGGACCGGCAGGGCAGTGGCGGCCTCCCCTCCCAGGTAGCGGTACAGGGGCTGGCCCGAGGCGGCCGCCGCAGCCCGGGCCACCGCCAGGCTGACTCCCAAGGTGGCGTTGGCTCCCAGCTTGGATTTGTTGTCGGTTCCGTCCAGGTCCAGCATGACCTGATCCACCGCCTTCTGTTCGCTGGCCTCCCGGCCGGAGAGGGCTGGGGCGATGGCGGAATTGACGTTCTCTACTGCCTTGAGCACGCCCTTGCCGCCATAACGGTTCCGGTCTCCGTCCCTCAGTTCCAAGGCCTCATGGATTCCGGTGGATGCGCCGGAGGGGACGGCGGCCCGGCCCATGGCTCCGCAGGCCAGATGGCAATCCACCTCGACCGTGGGGTTGCCCCGGGAATCCAGGATCTCCCGGGCATGGATCTTGGCGATGGCGGTCATGATAAAACCTCCGGAAAATAGGTTGATTATTTTATGTATTCCAGGGTTAAAACGCCGTCCCGGAATACCGCATAGGAGAAGCTGGCGATGAAATCCCCCAGGTTGATATAGATCTTGCCGTTCTCTTCATGAACTGTCGGCAGATGGGTGTGCCCCAGCAGCACGCAATCGAATCCCTGGGCGAACTTTTCCCGGGCCACCTCCAGCATCGGGCCGGGATCGAGGTGCATGTCCCTGGTCAGGTGGTTGCGGGAGACCTGCGAGAACCATTTGGCAAAAGGAATGGCCAAGTCGGGATGCAGCAGGCGGTACAGCCAGATGGTAAAGGGATTTCTCAAGACAACCTTCAGCATCTTATATCCCAGATCTCCCTTTCCCAGGCCGTCCCCGTGGGCCAGGAACATCTTTTTTCCGCCGGCCTCCAGGGCCAAGGGCTGGCGATGAACCGTTATTCCCAGCTCCCGGCTCAGGAAATCGCCTATCCAAAAATCGTGGTTGCCCACCAGCAGGTCGACCGTTACCCCCCGGGATCTCAGGTCTTTCAACAGTCTGATGATCTCCAGGTGTTCCTTCTGGATCACGCTGCGGTATTCGAACCAGAAATCGAACAGGTCGCCCAGAATAAAAAGCCTGTCGCCCGGACCCGCCATCCGGCCGAAAAGGAGGCTTAATTTTGCCAGTTTCTCCCGGTCGCTTCCGGAGTGCCCGGCCGAGCCCAGGTGGACATCGGAAATAAAATATATCACCTTGACATTTTCAAATATTTCATGCTAATGTTATCAACAGGTAAGACTATAGCATATGGTTTATTAAAAGGCAATATATTTTTATTGACATTTGCCGCCGGTATGCATAAAATGGATTATCGACATTTCGAATGAGGGTAAAATGAAACAGAAAGCGTGGGCCAAGTGCACAGCGATGGTCCTGACACTGACGATTATGGCCGCCCTGGGCTGCGGCAAAAAAAAGGCCGCTGTCTCCCAGGGCATAACCCCCAATGTCCTGAACTTTTATATCCTGCATCAGGAGATAGGAGCCATCAGGGGCAAGGTCGGAGCTTCGACCCCCGAGCAGAAGGCCCAATACCTTCCCAGTTATAACGAGCTTATCGGCCGCAGCCAGAAGATGATCCAGGACAACCAAACCTCCCAGGAATTGAAAAAATATCCGGCCATAGATGCGGCCATGGATTCCTGCCTTAATGCCGGGGTGGCATTCCTCATCCTGGAGGCCAAGGCGGTTGAGACCATCAGCAGGCTGGCTGATGTAAAACAGCAGTTGTCCGATCTCAGGCAATCAACCAGGAACAACAGCCTGCTGGCCAAGAAACAAAAGCCCAAGATGGACGCCCTGGCCAAACAGCAGGCCAGCCTGCAGAAACAGCTTGACGGCCATAAGCCGGGCTTAAGCCGAAACAGCCAGACCTGCCGGGCCTTATTGAAAAGCTACAACAACCTGGTTTTGCAGGGAAAGATACTGGAATACACCAACGATGTAAAATTGTTTGCCTTGTTCTCCTGGGAAAAGCCGGCCCCGGTCAAAACGGTAAAGAAAAAGCGGAAATGAGCCGGTTGATAAGGGCCGCCACGGTCTCGCTCCTGATATTCGCTGCTTTGGGCTGCGGAGACCGCAGGGCCGTAAGCAAAGGCCGGGAGTTCCTGGAGATGGGCGATCTCTCCCGAGCCCTGGCTCAATTCGAACAGGCCGTGTCCCACAATCCCCGTAACGCCCTCGCCCACTATCTGCTGGCCAGAACCTACTGCCTGTGCGACTCGGCGGCACTGGCCATAAAGGAATATTCCCTGCTGGCGCAGCTGGACCGGGAGATGGCTGACGACACCTTGCTGCGCCAGAGGATATCACTGTACCTGGGGCTGGAGCCCTACCCTTCGCTCAGGCTGACCGGGGCCAAAGGCAATGACGCCTTTCCCTGCATCTCGGGGGATGGGAAAAGGATCGCCTTTTCCTCCAAACGGGACGGCAATGCCGAACTTTACATCATGTCCGGCGACGGCGGGGACCAGCAGAGGCTCACCAGCCACCCGGCGGTGGATTACGGGCCGTCGTTCTCGCCCGATGGCAGCAAACTGCTGTTCGTCTCCGACCGCGAGGGCAACGATGAGGTATATCTCTACGACCTGTCCGCCAAAAAGGAAACCAGGCTGACCTACAGCAAAAGCGATGACTGGCTGCCATGCTTTTCGCCCGACGGCCAGGAGGTCTTCTGGGTCTCCGACCGCTCGGGCAGATATGCCGTGTGGAGGATGTCCCTGGGGGCCGGCAACCCCGAAAAAGAAAACTCACCCCAGGTTCTTTTTGAGGATCAGACCGGAGAGGTGGCCTATTTCGGGCTCTGCTCCGGCCGCCTGGTGGTGCAGAGAGAGAGCCAGAACCAAAGCTTCCTGCTGTCGGTTGATATCAGCGACGGCCGGACGGCCGAGATCGATATTCCGTCATTTCGTTCGGGGATACCGACCATAGTTCTGCCGGATGGCAGATCCATAGCCTATGTCTCTGCCTGTGACGGCAACGACGAGATCTATCTCTACCAGCCGGATCAGAAGCGTTCCCTCAGGCTGACCAACAATGCTTCGGAGGATTTCGTCTTCGGCTTCACCCCCGATGGCAAAAAGATGCTGTACGATTCGGACCGGGGCGGCGACCGCGATGTCTACCTGATGCAGCTGGACAGGCTGATCGCCCGGGATCAATTGCTGAGCAGGATCACCAAACTTTAATACAAAAAACACAATGGCGAGGGCATCATGAAGCTCAAGTGCAACGTTTGCGGCTACATCTACGATCCGGAGGCCGGCGACCCCGACGGAGACGTCAGGCCGGGAACATATTTTGACAATCTTCCGCTGGACTGGGTCTGCCCGGACTGTGGCGCGTCGCAGGATATTTTCGAGATCATCGACGACGATTTTGAGGAGGAAGGCGGGGAGGAGGATGAGTAGTCCTCTTCCCGTTTCTTTTTCGGAAGCAAGGGGCAAGCAGCCACAATATCATCCGGCCAGTCAGCGATGCCTTCGGCCGGGGGATGGGGCTGGCGATGAAAATCTGTCTGAAATACCAGGAGATATAAATTTTGTCGGTTATATAGTTAATACAACTGGGAGGGACGAATGAAGGTCACTTTTTACGGGGTGCGGGGCTCTATCCCGGCGCCGGGCGCCGACACCTACCGCTACGGCGGCAACACCACCTGCGCCGAGGTGATCACCTCCAGCGGCTACCGGATGATCATCGACTGCGGCACCGGGATCCGGAAGCTGGGGCTAAAACTGCTCAAGGAAAAGGATCCGGCCGCCATCCCCATCTTCATCACCCACGCCCATTGGGACCATGTCCAGGGGCTGCCGTTCTTCCTTCCCATTTATATGCCCCGTTTCAAACTGATGTTCGTCAGCGCCAACGACAGCTTCGACCGGCTGTATCAGACCCTCTACAATCAGATGGACGGATACGTGTTTCCGGCCGACCTGCAGGAGGTGCAATCCCAGGTCAAGTTCGAGATAATAGACTCCAAGGGCTTCGATTTCGGCGGGGTGCATTTCGACACCATCCTGAACAACCATCCGGTGCCCACCCACGGCCTGCGGATAAAGGACGGGGAGAAGACCTTCGTCTTCATCACCGACAACGAATTGCGGGCGGAGAAGCCGGCCACCCCTTACCAGGATTTTGCGGCCTTCTGCCGGGGGGCGGACATTCTGGTGCACGACGCCCAGTACACCGAGGAGGACATGAAGAAGACCCGGGGCTGGGGGCATTCCACCTTCGGCGAAGCCGTAAAACTGGCCGAGGAGGCCGGGGTCAAGCGGCTGGGGTTCTTCCACCACGATCCGGAGCGGACCGACGATCAGCTGGATGAGATCATAAAACAGATGCAGGGGACCACCCAGGTCAAATTGTTCGGGACCCGGGAGGGTGAGGTGCTGGAACTTTAGACCTAACCCCCGCCCCTTCCCCAAGGGGGAAGGGGTCCAGTATAAAAAAAAGAAAATCAAATGGTATAAAATATGGTCGATCTGACCATCAAAATAGCCGGGGCGGCCGGGCAGGGGATGCAGACCATCTCCACCATCCTGGCCAGATCACTCACCCGGCAGGGCTATTACGTCTACTGCTACCAGGATCTGATGTCCCGGATCCGGGGCGGGCATAATTACGCCACCATCCGCATCTCCGACCACCCGGTGGGCGGACTGTCCGAGGAGAGCAACATCCTGATAGCCCTGAATGCGGAATCCGTCAAACTTCACTCCGGGGAGATGATCCCCAACGGGGTCATTGTATACGACGACAAATTGCAACCCTTCGACAAAGCTCAGGGCAAGAATGAAGATCTTGAAATTCAAAATGATGAATTGAATCTATTTCCGGTGCCGATGGAAAAACTGGCGGTGGAGGCCGGACAGAACAAGATTCTGGTCAATTCGGTGGCCTGCGGGGTGTGCTTCAACCTGATGGAATACGATTTCGATGTCCTGGCCGATACCTTGGGGGATATATTTGCCGCCAAGGGCGACGCCATGGTGGAGGCCAACATCCGGGCGGCCCGGGCGGGCTACGAATATGCCCGGAAAAATTTCCCGGAAGGAACCTGCCCC of Candidatus Edwardsbacteria bacterium RifOxyA12_full_54_48 contains these proteins:
- a CDS encoding aminopeptidase yields the protein MSNDSSKLMLENKSVWERADAKLRERYFGFAREYAGFLDAGRTERLAVERLKELAEQQGFLPVEKVKSWKAGQKVYAINRGKNIFLAVLGQEPLENGANLVASHLDVPRLDLKQRPLYQDDELGQALLRTHYYGGVKKYQWVNIPLGLYGKVILRNGQEVDLAIGHDDDDPCFVITDILPHLNKKEQADRKSGETIKGEELVVLCGGIPVDDAEAKSRVKLAVLEHLNKKYGMEEEDLISSEIEMVPLIKSRFIGFDRSFLGGYGHDDRVCSYTSARAIFDVRDPKKTVVAACVDKEEIGSEGNTGMQAMFLWNFLGDLMALNKPDYSEAALRRCLSRSRVLSADTNAAVEPNFKGVHEMSNAGRAGYGLMMIKYTGHGGKSGASDANAEFVGWVRKIFNDNHIPWQCGAMGKVDEGGGGTVAKFLAKLGMEVLDCGPAVMSLHSPFEVVSVADIYASYQGYLAFYQAG
- a CDS encoding phosphopyruvate hydratase; this encodes MTAIAKIHAREILDSRGNPTVEVDCHLACGAMGRAAVPSGASTGIHEALELRDGDRNRYGGKGVLKAVENVNSAIAPALSGREASEQKAVDQVMLDLDGTDNKSKLGANATLGVSLAVARAAAAASGQPLYRYLGGEAATALPVPMFNIMNGGAHANWQGTDLQEFMIAPLGAPSFAEALRWGSETYHALKSVLKDKGYSTGVGDEGGFAPALKTNAEALDLIIQAIEKAGYRPGEQISLALDPASSGFYQDGKYNLKTEGRSISSEQMVDMYQQWCQKYPIIVIEDGLAEDDWDGWKLLNQRLGDKIELVGDDLFVTNVKRIARGIKEKAANAVLIKLNQIGTLTETQAAIEMAYQAGWKAMVSHRSGETVDSFIADFTVAMKTGHLKTGAPCRGERLEKYNQLLRIEEELGPAAHYPGRSVFK
- a CDS encoding rubredoxin, which encodes MKLKCNVCGYIYDPEAGDPDGDVRPGTYFDNLPLDWVCPDCGASQDIFEIIDDDFEEEGGEEDE